The DNA region AATGACAGATGTGCCTGTGTGCGGTATTGTAAAAGGGTCGGTTTTCATGCCACTTTCTTTGTTTCCTTTCAGTTGCGCCTTGTCGGAGGAAAGGCAAAACCAGCCGCCGGAAACGGTTACCACCTGATAAGTGCCGAAGAGACCATTGCCGGCATTATCTTTGCTGTCTCGCGTAACCCCTTCTTGAATTGCCCGCTTCAGCGCGTCTTCCGCATTGTCCATTCCCAGACTTTGACGAATGCCAATTCCCGCATCGGCGACAATGAATTCAATATAAGGCGGCGGGTCAATGTGTCCCTGAACTTGCACAATACCGCCAATTGATGATTGGGCATGGGTCAACACATTATCCGTTATCTCGTTCAATGACCATTCAATGGCATTGGTTTGGTCTTTGTTGAATTTGTAATTATTCAGCAATGTTTCCAGCGTATCATCCACGGCTTTATTTTGCTCATCATGGTTGGTAAAACGGGTCGCTGGCAGATGGGTCTCCGTTATCAGCGGAGAATTTTCAAATTCCTCCGGGGCAATAAAGTGCGCCCAGTTGGCATTGCGAAACAACTTTTCCGCCTCTTCCTGCTCCGGCAATTTCAATGTGAACTGAATCTTGTCATCTTTCCTGTACTTTACCAACAGAGGCAATGCCGAAACCATAAACTGCTGGTGAACAAAATCAGCAAGTGAGAAGTCCAGTATAATAAGGCTATGCTCTTCTTCAGAACATTGATAAACTGTTGCCAAGAAGACCCGCAGAAGGTCAATGTCAGCATGTCCTCTTATGCTAATCACATTCCCTTCGCGTTCCACTTGCCCTTTTTTCTCTGAATCAGTCATTGTCATCAGTCTTGTAACCCACAGATAGCCGTAAAATACCAAATTGGCTTTCAATGGCAAGAAGTTGAGCAAACTCCCCCTTGTTGAACTCCCCGCCGCAATGAGCAACAATATCTCCCTCGGAGGTTACTTGAGCGCATTCAAAGTTCACAGCGATTTCAAACCCGCAGGCGGGCAGCCCGAAGCCATAAGGCAGGTGGTTTCGCGCCTTCGGGACGGGGTTTCCGATCAGGTGCTTCTCGGCGTTACCGGCAGCGGGAAAACATTTTCGGTCGCCCACGCCATTGCGGAGGTTGACCGCCCCGCCCTTATTCTCGCCCATAACAAAATCCTCGCCGCTCAACTCTACGGGGAGTTCAGGGAGTTGTTTCCCGACAACTCCGTTCACTACTTCGTAAGTTACTATGACTACTACCAGCCCGAAGCCTATATTCCCCAGAGCAACACCTACATAGAAAAGGATGTCGCCATCAACGACCACATAGACAAACTGCGCCACGACGCCACAACCGCGCTTTTTGAACGGCGCGACATTGTGGTGGTGGCGAGCGTCTCGGCGATATACGGCATCGGCGCGCCGCAGGATTACTACGGAATGATGAGTTTCATAGAAAAGGGCGCGCAGGCGGACAGGGACGATTTCGTGTCGCGCCTTGCGGGCATCCAATACGAAAGAAGCGGCGACGCCCCCGCGAGGGGAACCTTCAGAGTCCGTGGCGATGTGGTTGACGTTATGCCGTCCCACGGGGACGATGAGGTGGTGAGGGTGGAATTTTTCGGCGACACGGTTGAGAGTATAAGCGCCGTCAGCCGCGAAACGGGGGCGGTTCTCCGCCGTATGGACAAGGCGGCGTTCTATCCCGCATCCCACTATGTCGCCCCCAGAGAAAAACTTCTCGCCGCGATAGATGGGATAAAGGGTGAACTTGAGGGCAGGGCGGGGCATTTTGAGAGACGCGGCATGATTGAGCGCAAAGACCGGCTCTCCGAGCGCACGTCAAGAGATATTGAATTTCTTGAGACCATGGGTTTCTGCCCGGGCATAGAGAACTATTCGCGCCACCTGTCGGGCAGGGAGGAGGGCGAACCGCCGTTTACCCTGCTTGACTACTTTCCCGACGACTTTGTCTGCGTGATAGATGAAAGCCACCAGACAATACCGCAGATTCGCGGCATGTACGCCGGAGACAGAAGCCGCAAGGAAACCCTTGTTGAGCACGGCTTCCGGCTTCCCTCGGCGATTGACAACCGCCCGCTGAATTTTGACGAGTTCAAAAACAGGGTGGGGCAAACCCTGTATGTGTCCGCCACTCCCGCCGCCTACGAAATGAACGTTTCCCGCGGCGCGGTGGCGGAACAGATCATACGCCCAACGGGTCTGGCAGACCCTGCGGTTGAGGTCAGGCCCGCGCGCGGACAGGTTGACGACCTGCTGGGGGAGATTCGCATTGCCAACGGGCGCGGCGAGCGGGTTCTGGTCTCCACGCTCACAAAGAAGATGGCGGAAGACCTTACGGACTGCTACAGGGAGGCGGGCGTGAAAGTGCGCTATATGCACTCGGAGATAGAGACGCTTGAACGCGTCCGCATCATCAACGACCTGCGGAGCGGGGAGTTTGAGGTTCTTGTGGGAATCAACCTTCTCCGCGAGGGGCTGGATATACCGGAGGTTGCCCTGTTCGCCGTTCTTGACGCGGACAGGGAGGGATACCTCCGCAGTGAGACGGCGCTTATTCAGATGTTCGGCAGGGCCGCGAGAAACACCAATGGCAGGGTGATTATGTATGGAGACAAGGTAACGCCCTCCATGGACGCGGCGATGAAGGAGACCGAAAGGCGCAGGGAGATACAGGTCAGATACAACAAAGAGAACGGCATAACCCCCTCGGCGGTCAAGAAAAACCTGCGCGGCGCTATGGGGCTTGTGTGCGAGGCGGACTATCCGGCTGTTGAAGGAGAGGATGACGCGCAATCCGTGGCGCCGGAAAAAATTCCCTCCAAAATTAAAACGCTCACCGCCGAGATGAAAAAAAGCGCGGACGACCTTGAATTTGAAAAAGCGGCCCACCTCAAAAAACGGATAAAGACGCTCAAAGAGATGGAGGCCAAGTACATCGCGGATATGAAGAAGTGAGCGTGTCCGCCTTGCTTAACTCCGCCGTTTGTGTAGAATAAACGCCAAGCACATCGCTGTTTTTGCGGAAGCGGGCCATGCGCCCGCTTTTGTATGGTCGGCGGTCGGGGCCGGAAAGAATGACGGAGATTATTGAAAAACTGTCGGAAATGGCGGAAGAGGTCGCCGCGCAGTCCGGCGTTGAGATTGTGGACTTGCGGGTTTCCGGTCGCAATGTGGCGGTCTTCATTGACGGCCCCGGCGGGGTGAGCGTCGGGCAGTGCGCGGAGTTCAGCAGAGAAATGGCGGTTTTGATTGACGTTGAGGGCATACTTGGCTCTTCATACAACCTTGAGGTTTCGTCTCCGGGCGTGGAGAGGCCGCTTAAGAAGCCGGGAGATTACGACAGGTTTTGCGGCAGAAGAGTGAAGGTCAGAACAAAAGAGGAGCGGCAGGGGCGCAGAGTGTTTATAGGCCGCATAGACGGGACGGACGGAGGGTTTGTGAAGATAACCGGCGAGGATGCCGGGACGTTCTCAATACCGTTTGAGAGCATTGAAAAAGCAAATTTGCAGAGGGAGTTATAAAAATGTCCACTGAGTTGAATAGAGTTATAGAGGCCGTTGTGAGGGAGAAAAGCCTCCAGAAGGAGGAGGTGGTCAAGGCCATTGAAGAGTCGGTAATAAGCGCCGTTGAGAATGTTACCGGCGCCGAGGCAGGGTCCGGCGAGTTTGAGGTTCAATACAATGAGGAAGAGGGGGCGGTTGAACTTTTCAGATACAAAGAGGTTGTTGAACAGGTTGCCGACCCGCAGCGGCAGGTGGAGGTCGGCAGAGCGAAGGAACTTGACCCGGAATCCGAGGTGGGAGAGGAGATAGGCATCAAGGTCTGGAGTTCCGAGCCGCTTTCCCATGACGATGCGGACGGCTTTGAAGACAGCGAAGGCAAACCGTTCACGCACGAGGGTTTTACGCGGGTCGCCATTCAGAACGCCAAACACAAAATCCTCCAGAAAGTCAAAGAGGCCGAAGGCAGAGTTATCTACGAGGAATTCATAAGCCGCAAGGGGCGGCTTGTAACCGGAATTGTGCGGAGAATAGAGAGAAGAAGCATAGTGGTTGACCTCGGCAAAACCGAGGCGCTTCTTCCCTACTCACACAAAGCGCCCAAGGAGTTTTACGAGCCTCAGGAGCGTGTCAAGGCGCTTCTGTTTGAGATAGACGAAGAGAGGAAAGTTCCGCGCCTCATTCTGTCAAGGGTCGCGCCGGATTTTGTAAAGCGGCTTTTTGAGGGCGAAGTTCCGGAGATAGCGGACGGCATTATAGAGGTAAAGGCCATAGCCAGAGACCCCGGCTCCCGGATGAAGATAGCGGTTTACTCCCACGACCCCGATGTTGACCCCGTGGGGGCGTGTGTGGGAATACGCGGCGCAAGGGTTCAGAACATCATTCAGGAACTTCAGGGCGAGAGGATAGACATAGTTCCATGGTCGGCAAATCTTGGACGGTTCGTATCGGACGCCCTGTCCCCCGCAGTTGTCAACAAGGTGATAATAGACGAGAACAACAACCAGATGGAGGTTGTTGTTGATGAAGACCAGCTCACGCTTGCAATAGGGCGCGGCGGGCAGAATGTGCGCCTTGCCTCAATCCTCATCGGGTGGCGCATAGACATCAAAACCGAAGACCAGATGAAGCAGGAAAAGGAAGAGTCCCTCGCCATGCTGGCGCGGCTGCCCTCGGTGGACAATGTTCTGGCGGGTTTGCTGTACAACGAGGGCTTCAGAAAACTTGAAGACATTGTGTTTGCGGACTCCAAAAGCGTCAAAGATGTTCTCGGCGACAAAAGCGACGAAGAGGTTGAGGAAATCATCTCGTTTGCAAGGACGGCTCTTCAGGAAAACGTGAAGGAACAGACCGAAAAGAAGGCGGCGGAGGAAAAGAAAGCGGCTGAAGAGGCAGAGGAAGCCGGGGAAGAGGCGGGGGACGGCGATGAACAGACCGCCGACCCCGATGACGTGCCCGCCGTGAGCCCCGATGCGCCCGCCGTTGCCGGGCAGACGGAGGAAACCGGCACGCAGGAGCAAAGCGCCGCCGGCGAAGAGAAGGCATGAGTTCGCAAAGGGTGCATGAACTTGCGGGCGAGATAGGCGTTTCAAGCAGAGAGATTCTCTCCGCCGCGGAAAAGATAGGGGGGATTTACCTCAAAACCGCCTCAAGCTCAATTGAGTCCGAAGATGCGGAGAAAATAAGAAGGTTTCTCACCGCTCCTCCGGAGCCGGAAAAGCCCAAGCCCGCCGAGGATCAGGTCAAAACCATAGAGTCCGCAGTCGGCAAGGTTGTTGAGACGCGCAAAAAAACCGGCGCTGTTGTCCGGCGCAGGCGCAAACCCGCCGCCGAAACCCCGCAGGAAACACCGGAAGCCGCTCCCCCCGCGCCGTCTTCCCCGAAGCCGCCCGCCGCCGATGAGCCTGTTCAGGAATCGGTTCAGAAAAAACCGCCCGCCGCTCCCCCGAAGCCTCAGAAGCCCAAAGAGCCGAAGGAAGTTGACCCTGAAAAAGAGATTCTCGCCCGCCGGATGAAAGACGCTCTGGTTTCCGACCTTTCAAAAAAGAGCGATGAGCCGCCGTCCCGTCCGCCGTCCGCGCCGCGCAAGAAAGAGTATGTGGTTGACGATGAAAAAAGCCTCCGCAGAAGACAGGACAATATAAGAAGGCAGAGGCAGCAGAGGCCCCAGCAGGGAGCGTCCTCGCCGCCTTCGGCCCCCGCGCCGCCTCCGGGCAAGAAGAGTGTGAAGATAGGGGAAACCATAACCCTTGACGACCTTGCCCGCAGAATGGAGATACGAATCGGGGATGTGAGAGCGAAGGCGAGAAGCGTCGGCGTTGACCCGCGCTCCGCCGCCGCGCTTGATTATGAGACCGCCACCCTTATCGCCGCCGAATACGGGCTTGATGTTGAGGTTGACAGGTTTGACGAGTCGGATTACCTGAACGACCGGGCGGCGGGGCTGAAAGATGAAGATTCGCGCCCTCCGGTCGTGAGTGTTATGGGGCATGTTGACCACGGGAAAACGACCCTGCTGGACACCCTCCGCAACGCCAATGTCGCTTCCGGCGAGGCGGGCGGAATAACTCAGCATATCGGCGCATACAGGGTTGCCTCCGGAGACAGGCGGATAGTGTTCATTGACACGCCCGGCCATGAGGCGTTCACCTCAATGAGGGCGCGCGGCGCGAGTATAAATGACATTGTGATTCTTGTTGTGGCGGCGGACGAGGGGGTGAGGGAGCAGACCATTGAGGCGGTCAGCCACGCCAAGGCAGCCGGAGTTCCGGTGATAGTTGCGGTCAACAAAATTGACAAAGAGGGCGCCGACCCTGAAAACGCAAGAAGGCAGCTGTCCGAGCACGGGCTGGTGTCCGAGGAGTGGGGCGGCGACACAATGTTTGCCAACATATCGGCGAAAAGCGGCACGGGAA from Candidatus Dadabacteria bacterium includes:
- a CDS encoding DUF4325 domain-containing protein, whose translation is MPLKANLVFYGYLWVTRLMTMTDSEKKGQVEREGNVISIRGHADIDLLRVFLATVYQCSEEEHSLIILDFSLADFVHQQFMVSALPLLVKYRKDDKIQFTLKLPEQEEAEKLFRNANWAHFIAPEEFENSPLITETHLPATRFTNHDEQNKAVDDTLETLLNNYKFNKDQTNAIEWSLNEITDNVLTHAQSSIGGIVQVQGHIDPPPYIEFIVADAGIGIRQSLGMDNAEDALKRAIQEGVTRDSKDNAGNGLFGTYQVVTVSGGWFCLSSDKAQLKGNKESGMKTDPFTIPHTGTSVICRIDLRDPDLLEKALVFGGEKKEASGFYWKNRFSGNDDVMKFVMVKECNYGFGSRHSGRKAKNLIDNIIANTDNEVIEFDFEGVRIISSSFADEVFGRLFYDLGAVQFMHRIRFRNITPNNALLIDRAIAQRAAININNSGNKNNP
- the uvrB gene encoding excinuclease ABC subunit UvrB, with the protein product MSAFKVHSDFKPAGGQPEAIRQVVSRLRDGVSDQVLLGVTGSGKTFSVAHAIAEVDRPALILAHNKILAAQLYGEFRELFPDNSVHYFVSYYDYYQPEAYIPQSNTYIEKDVAINDHIDKLRHDATTALFERRDIVVVASVSAIYGIGAPQDYYGMMSFIEKGAQADRDDFVSRLAGIQYERSGDAPARGTFRVRGDVVDVMPSHGDDEVVRVEFFGDTVESISAVSRETGAVLRRMDKAAFYPASHYVAPREKLLAAIDGIKGELEGRAGHFERRGMIERKDRLSERTSRDIEFLETMGFCPGIENYSRHLSGREEGEPPFTLLDYFPDDFVCVIDESHQTIPQIRGMYAGDRSRKETLVEHGFRLPSAIDNRPLNFDEFKNRVGQTLYVSATPAAYEMNVSRGAVAEQIIRPTGLADPAVEVRPARGQVDDLLGEIRIANGRGERVLVSTLTKKMAEDLTDCYREAGVKVRYMHSEIETLERVRIINDLRSGEFEVLVGINLLREGLDIPEVALFAVLDADREGYLRSETALIQMFGRAARNTNGRVIMYGDKVTPSMDAAMKETERRREIQVRYNKENGITPSAVKKNLRGAMGLVCEADYPAVEGEDDAQSVAPEKIPSKIKTLTAEMKKSADDLEFEKAAHLKKRIKTLKEMEAKYIADMKK
- a CDS encoding ribosome maturation factor RimP produces the protein MTEIIEKLSEMAEEVAAQSGVEIVDLRVSGRNVAVFIDGPGGVSVGQCAEFSREMAVLIDVEGILGSSYNLEVSSPGVERPLKKPGDYDRFCGRRVKVRTKEERQGRRVFIGRIDGTDGGFVKITGEDAGTFSIPFESIEKANLQREL
- the nusA gene encoding transcription termination factor NusA; the protein is MSTELNRVIEAVVREKSLQKEEVVKAIEESVISAVENVTGAEAGSGEFEVQYNEEEGAVELFRYKEVVEQVADPQRQVEVGRAKELDPESEVGEEIGIKVWSSEPLSHDDADGFEDSEGKPFTHEGFTRVAIQNAKHKILQKVKEAEGRVIYEEFISRKGRLVTGIVRRIERRSIVVDLGKTEALLPYSHKAPKEFYEPQERVKALLFEIDEERKVPRLILSRVAPDFVKRLFEGEVPEIADGIIEVKAIARDPGSRMKIAVYSHDPDVDPVGACVGIRGARVQNIIQELQGERIDIVPWSANLGRFVSDALSPAVVNKVIIDENNNQMEVVVDEDQLTLAIGRGGQNVRLASILIGWRIDIKTEDQMKQEKEESLAMLARLPSVDNVLAGLLYNEGFRKLEDIVFADSKSVKDVLGDKSDEEVEEIISFARTALQENVKEQTEKKAAEEKKAAEEAEEAGEEAGDGDEQTADPDDVPAVSPDAPAVAGQTEETGTQEQSAAGEEKA
- the infB gene encoding translation initiation factor IF-2: MSSQRVHELAGEIGVSSREILSAAEKIGGIYLKTASSSIESEDAEKIRRFLTAPPEPEKPKPAEDQVKTIESAVGKVVETRKKTGAVVRRRRKPAAETPQETPEAAPPAPSSPKPPAADEPVQESVQKKPPAAPPKPQKPKEPKEVDPEKEILARRMKDALVSDLSKKSDEPPSRPPSAPRKKEYVVDDEKSLRRRQDNIRRQRQQRPQQGASSPPSAPAPPPGKKSVKIGETITLDDLARRMEIRIGDVRAKARSVGVDPRSAAALDYETATLIAAEYGLDVEVDRFDESDYLNDRAAGLKDEDSRPPVVSVMGHVDHGKTTLLDTLRNANVASGEAGGITQHIGAYRVASGDRRIVFIDTPGHEAFTSMRARGASINDIVILVVAADEGVREQTIEAVSHAKAAGVPVIVAVNKIDKEGADPENARRQLSEHGLVSEEWGGDTMFANISAKSGTGIKELLELIILQSDVLELKAPGSGLAKGVVLESRLDKGRGAIADVIVTQGRLSVGDQIVAGLFCGKIRALTDDAGAKVKTAGPSTPVEVMGLPGVPEAGEMFHVVKDEKVARQIVENRRIVLGRQDAPSVPQPLSMDSLKTMPSPEEQEAGPKEFSLILKSDTQGSAEAVRDSIKKLDTEKCSVKIAHSAVGGISGADVELAYVTGSIILGFNVRPDSKAAADASERGVVIETYPVVYELVDRVKLAMEGLLDPLVEEETIGHARVKEVFRISGQRIVAGCVVDDGKVLRGQNVRIVRNGAVVYESTVGSLRRFKDDVREVQSGYECGMTIENFSDVKVGDVFEVFRLNETAQQL